A region from the Meiothermus sp. Pnk-1 genome encodes:
- the gltX gene encoding glutamate--tRNA ligase → MVVTRIAPSPTGDPHVGTAYQALFNYVFAKQNGGKFIVRIEDTDRTRYNPTSQQRILEMLEWIGLSPDESPIKGGPNGPYIQSERLPIYQRYAQILLDSGAAYRAFDTPEELAAMREEARKAGKQEQGYNRRYRDYPKEESDRRAAAGEPFVIRLKVPLEGKTVVHDLLRGPIEFENSQLDDKVILKADGYPTYHLAAMVDDHLMGVTHVIRAEEWLTSTPFHVLLLRAFGWEEPVWCHTPLLRNPDKSKLSKRKSDTSVDSYKAQGFLPEALLNYLGMMAWSMPDGREIFSVQDMIQHFRLEDIRLGAPVFDLEKLKWLNGKYIREVLTLDELALRVQPFLERAGLSWPSETYLKQVLEAMRARFETLQEFVEKSRYFFTEDYPFDDKARAKLEEARPLLPELRARLASLPAMAQEHAEPALRELAAEKGVKAGAVMQPLRAALTGMLESPGMFEVLYLLGKERVLSRLDRAINT, encoded by the coding sequence ATGGTGGTTACCCGCATCGCCCCCTCCCCAACCGGCGACCCTCACGTGGGCACGGCTTACCAGGCGCTGTTCAACTACGTCTTCGCCAAACAGAACGGAGGGAAGTTTATCGTGCGGATTGAGGACACCGACCGCACCCGCTATAACCCCACCTCACAACAGCGCATTTTGGAGATGCTTGAGTGGATCGGGCTTTCTCCCGACGAATCCCCCATCAAAGGCGGTCCCAACGGCCCCTATATCCAGTCCGAGCGCCTGCCCATCTACCAGCGGTACGCCCAGATACTCCTGGACTCAGGGGCCGCTTACCGGGCTTTCGATACCCCCGAGGAGCTGGCCGCCATGCGCGAGGAAGCCCGCAAGGCAGGCAAGCAGGAACAAGGGTACAACCGACGCTACCGCGACTACCCCAAGGAGGAGTCCGACCGCCGCGCAGCAGCAGGAGAACCCTTCGTCATCCGGCTCAAGGTGCCGCTCGAGGGCAAGACCGTCGTCCACGATCTGCTACGCGGCCCGATAGAGTTTGAGAATAGCCAGCTCGACGACAAGGTGATTCTGAAAGCTGACGGCTACCCCACCTACCACCTCGCGGCTATGGTGGATGACCATCTGATGGGCGTCACCCACGTCATCCGGGCCGAGGAGTGGCTCACCAGCACCCCTTTCCACGTGCTACTCCTGCGGGCCTTCGGCTGGGAGGAGCCGGTATGGTGCCACACCCCCCTCCTGCGCAACCCCGACAAGTCCAAGCTCTCCAAGCGCAAGTCCGATACCAGCGTGGACAGCTACAAAGCGCAGGGCTTCCTGCCCGAGGCCCTGCTCAACTACCTGGGCATGATGGCCTGGAGCATGCCCGACGGGCGTGAGATCTTCAGCGTGCAGGACATGATCCAGCACTTCCGCCTGGAAGACATCCGCCTTGGAGCCCCGGTATTCGACCTCGAAAAGCTCAAGTGGCTCAACGGCAAGTACATCCGCGAGGTGCTCACGCTGGACGAGCTGGCCCTTCGGGTTCAGCCCTTTCTCGAGCGCGCCGGGCTCAGTTGGCCTTCGGAAACCTATTTGAAGCAGGTGCTCGAGGCCATGCGGGCCCGCTTCGAGACCCTGCAGGAGTTCGTGGAAAAATCGCGCTACTTCTTCACCGAGGATTACCCCTTCGACGACAAGGCCAGGGCCAAGCTCGAGGAGGCCCGCCCTCTGCTCCCCGAACTGCGCGCACGCCTCGCTAGCCTCCCTGCGATGGCCCAGGAACACGCCGAGCCCGCGTTGCGGGAGCTTGCCGCCGAGAAGGGGGTCAAGGCCGGGGCGGTGATGCAACCCCTGCGGGCGGCCCTCACCGGGATGCTCGAGAGCCCCGGGATGTTTGAGGTGCTGTACCTTTTGGGCAAGGAGCGGGTGCTTAGCCGGTTAGACAGGGCCATAAATACCTAG
- the lptB gene encoding LPS export ABC transporter ATP-binding protein, with amino-acid sequence METVPEGVSHPPAPLVTPTQARLQTRNLVKRYGRREVVRGVSLELSRGEIVALFGPNGAGKTTTFYMMVGFIRPNGGSILLKDQDVTRLPMYRRARLGLGYLPQEPSAFRRMTALENLLAVLEFQPISKSERGERARELLAELGILHLKDKYAYTLSGGERRRLEIARALCTNPDFILLDEPFTGVDPKNVHDIQRLIEELRSRRGVGIFITDHSVRETLAIADRVYLMYDGQVQFEGSAQEFARDSGVRTHYLGDEYEL; translated from the coding sequence ATGGAAACCGTACCCGAAGGTGTTTCTCATCCTCCCGCGCCCTTAGTTACCCCCACCCAGGCGCGCCTGCAAACGCGGAACCTGGTCAAGCGCTACGGGCGACGCGAGGTGGTGCGGGGGGTCAGCCTAGAGCTCTCCCGTGGAGAGATCGTGGCGCTTTTTGGCCCCAACGGAGCAGGCAAAACTACCACCTTCTACATGATGGTAGGGTTTATCCGGCCTAATGGGGGGAGCATCTTGCTCAAGGATCAGGACGTGACCCGGTTGCCCATGTACCGCCGGGCCCGGCTGGGGTTGGGCTATCTGCCTCAAGAACCCTCGGCGTTCCGTCGCATGACGGCCCTGGAGAACTTGCTGGCGGTGCTCGAGTTCCAACCCATCTCCAAATCCGAGCGGGGCGAGCGAGCCCGTGAACTCCTGGCGGAGCTGGGCATCCTCCACCTCAAAGACAAGTACGCCTACACCCTCTCGGGTGGGGAGCGCCGTCGGCTGGAGATCGCCCGGGCGCTGTGCACCAACCCCGACTTCATCCTGCTGGATGAGCCCTTCACCGGGGTAGACCCCAAGAACGTGCACGACATCCAGCGGCTCATCGAGGAGCTACGCTCGAGGCGAGGGGTGGGCATTTTCATCACCGACCACTCGGTGCGGGAAACCCTAGCCATCGCCGATCGGGTATATCTGATGTACGACGGCCAGGTACAGTTTGAGGGCAGCGCCCAGGAGTTTGCCCGCGACTCCGGGGTGCGCACCCACTACTTGGGGGATGAGTACGAGCTTTGA
- a CDS encoding DUF3084 domain-containing protein translates to MKVALMTFWLILALLVAVSALVAYTGDLVAKRVGKRHWRFFGLRPRTTATLVAMLTGVLIALGAFAAFMLLVRDARETILQAEQVRYERNRLREEVKRLGGQLEELHAQISTLKNEVLRVDMARQELARDRARLEETLTRAENRLQSANRELVEARQSVEAAQAERDRLKSEIAQLRDNLSTQKAALDQAVRAVQILAEQRTRLEATQKALQAQAKASRTKLAALEQVRKSAEAKLVALQERTRWLDQEKRRLEGDVAFLASQTKDRKNLDAARNQLAEQLEAARQEEMNLRSRVAELQQIVKGLEESRSRLQSGLSNLVGEILLAEQQLVPGQEKQALEEAVRRADLRARRLGLRGVLVVENPVFGDPARQGLLLVRPAGVSADGKVLARVEFRARERLFAPGEVLSVSALSLPANSADIRRRLERLKREAEDKLAQAGWVPEKLAQGSIPPEALLSFMDQLAPLRGVVRVGVVAINTLYSTETPEIAFQLLP, encoded by the coding sequence TTGAAAGTTGCGCTTATGACCTTCTGGCTCATCCTTGCCCTGCTTGTGGCGGTCTCCGCCTTGGTGGCCTATACGGGCGATCTCGTGGCGAAACGGGTGGGCAAGCGCCACTGGCGATTTTTTGGGCTGCGCCCCAGGACCACCGCGACCTTGGTAGCGATGCTGACCGGGGTCTTGATCGCCTTGGGAGCTTTTGCTGCTTTCATGCTGTTGGTAAGGGATGCCCGGGAGACCATCCTGCAAGCCGAGCAGGTGCGTTATGAGCGCAACCGCTTGCGCGAGGAAGTGAAACGCCTAGGGGGGCAGCTGGAGGAACTGCACGCGCAGATATCTACCCTTAAAAATGAGGTGCTGCGGGTGGATATGGCCCGGCAGGAATTAGCCCGGGACCGCGCCCGGCTAGAGGAGACCCTAACCCGAGCAGAAAACCGTCTGCAATCGGCTAACCGCGAGTTGGTCGAGGCCCGGCAGAGCGTCGAGGCGGCGCAGGCTGAGCGGGACCGTCTGAAAAGCGAGATCGCGCAGCTCAGAGACAACCTCAGCACCCAGAAGGCGGCCCTCGACCAGGCGGTCCGGGCGGTGCAGATCCTGGCCGAACAGCGCACCCGGCTCGAGGCCACCCAAAAAGCTCTCCAGGCCCAGGCCAAGGCCTCGCGAACCAAGTTGGCTGCGCTTGAGCAGGTTCGCAAAAGCGCTGAGGCCAAGCTTGTGGCTTTGCAAGAGCGTACCCGCTGGCTCGATCAGGAGAAGCGGCGGCTGGAAGGGGATGTGGCCTTTTTAGCCAGCCAAACCAAGGACCGGAAAAACCTGGACGCCGCCCGCAATCAGCTCGCCGAGCAACTCGAGGCTGCCCGTCAAGAGGAGATGAACCTGCGCTCCCGCGTGGCGGAGTTGCAGCAGATCGTCAAAGGCCTCGAGGAGAGCCGCTCCCGCTTGCAAAGCGGTCTCAGCAACTTGGTGGGGGAGATCCTGCTGGCCGAGCAGCAGCTGGTGCCGGGGCAGGAGAAGCAAGCCCTGGAGGAGGCCGTGCGGCGGGCTGATCTGCGGGCCCGTCGGCTAGGGTTGCGAGGGGTGCTGGTGGTAGAGAACCCGGTATTTGGTGATCCCGCCCGCCAGGGATTGCTCTTGGTCCGGCCGGCGGGGGTGAGCGCTGATGGGAAGGTGTTGGCGCGGGTAGAGTTCCGGGCCAGAGAGCGGCTTTTTGCGCCCGGGGAGGTGCTGTCGGTCAGCGCGCTTAGCCTCCCGGCCAACTCAGCGGACATTCGTCGCCGCCTCGAACGGCTGAAGCGCGAAGCCGAGGATAAGCTGGCGCAGGCGGGCTGGGTTCCCGAGAAGCTGGCCCAAGGTAGCATTCCCCCGGAGGCCTTGTTGAGCTTTATGGATCAGCTCGCCCCCCTGCGTGGGGTGGTGCGGGTAGGGGTGGTGGCGATCAATACCCTCTACTCCACTGAGACCCCAGAGATCGCTTTCCAGCTCCTTCCTTAG
- a CDS encoding delta(1)-pyrroline-2-carboxylate reductase family protein, with translation MRVFTASETTQLLPYLPLARAIEAVLGDQRAGLVQAPGRLVMPLAGGGTLLLMPATDSQVTVTKLVTVHPGQTPSVRAEVWVIRTPSGERVALLEGSVVTARRTAAVSLLAAHKLAPNPRGPLLIVGAGVQARSHLEAFHQGLGVNEVYVYSRTPERSRALAEYAQSLGITARTIENPLGVVEQVSLIVTATTSPTPVLPDEVQEEAFVAAVGAYRPDMAELPASLVRRARLFVDTLEGARSEAGDLIQAGIDWSQVRSLSDVLEEAPPSAGPVVFKSVGHALWDLAACRLALEQL, from the coding sequence ATGAGGGTATTCACAGCCAGCGAGACCACTCAACTCCTCCCTTACCTGCCCCTGGCTCGGGCCATCGAAGCGGTCCTGGGCGACCAGAGGGCCGGGTTGGTGCAAGCTCCCGGACGGCTGGTCATGCCGCTGGCCGGCGGGGGCACCCTCCTTTTGATGCCCGCCACCGATTCCCAGGTGACCGTGACCAAGCTGGTCACCGTCCACCCTGGCCAAACCCCCAGCGTGCGGGCCGAGGTCTGGGTGATACGCACCCCCTCCGGCGAACGGGTGGCGCTGCTGGAGGGCTCGGTGGTCACCGCCAGGCGCACCGCGGCGGTCTCGTTGTTGGCTGCGCACAAGCTGGCCCCTAACCCTCGAGGCCCTTTGTTGATCGTAGGCGCAGGGGTCCAGGCCCGGTCGCACCTGGAAGCCTTTCATCAAGGGCTGGGGGTGAACGAAGTGTATGTCTATTCGCGTACCCCCGAACGTTCACGAGCCCTAGCCGAATACGCCCAGAGCTTAGGCATCACGGCTCGAACGATCGAAAATCCCCTGGGGGTGGTAGAGCAGGTGAGCCTGATCGTCACCGCCACCACCAGCCCTACCCCGGTGCTCCCGGACGAGGTGCAGGAGGAGGCTTTCGTAGCCGCAGTAGGAGCTTACCGGCCTGACATGGCCGAGTTGCCCGCTTCGCTGGTTCGGCGGGCCCGCCTCTTCGTGGACACGCTCGAGGGAGCTCGCAGCGAGGCCGGAGACCTGATCCAAGCCGGGATAGACTGGAGCCAAGTACGGTCCCTCAGCGACGTGCTGGAGGAGGCTCCGCCCTCCGCAGGCCCGGTGGTATTCAAAAGCGTGGGCCACGCCCTGTGGGACCTGGCCGCCTGCCGACTGGCCCTAGAGCAGCTCTAA
- the mutS gene encoding DNA mismatch repair protein MutS, with protein MTLKGQGSGPLPPLLQQYVELRDAYPDYLLLFQVGDFYEAFGEDAERLSRALGIALTHKTSKDFTTPMAGIPIRSADGHLERLLKLGFRVALAEQTEPVEAAEGLVKREVTQLLTPGTLTRENLLRPDANYLAAIATGEGYGVVFLEVSTGEFRGVVLYSKSALYDELFRNRPAEVLLAPELYTHTAFREEFQRRFPLMLSSAGFEPDVARSALVQQFGAIPPGLNHLALERAAGAVLAYARATQDGALPQVRSFVRYDPGSYMQLSEATLRTLEVYDPSPVGSAVPAEERTLMGVLGLTRTAPGRRLLRAWLRQPLLDEGPIQARLDAVEALVRDGVLREGVRRLLYRIHDLERLAARMAAGRSSARDLAALARSLGLLPELKSQLLASEALRGLGERLPRLDEVAERISTALVEEPPLKLTEGGLIKDGFDATLDAHRERAEAARAWIARLEATERERTGIQSLKVGYNQVFGYYLEVTRPYYAQVPPDWRIVATLKDRQRYTRPDLREKEREILLAEEAARKREYEVFQELRLEVSRQAEEVREAALVLAELDVYAALAEVAACRGYVRPRFHPNRLSIRAGRHPVVEQQLEGGFIANDLEMGPEARLLILTGPNMSGKSTYLRQTALIALLGQIGSFVPAEEAILPLFDRIYTRIGAADDIAGGRSTFMVEMEELAQILQGATARSLVLLDEIGRGTSTYDGLSLAWAASEYLHDNVKALTLFATHYFELTALPDTLPAARNYHVAAREEAGGLTFYHQVLPGAASKSYGLEVARLAGLPAEVLRRAGQLLVGLEARRDDLGQALVEELLALDLTRLTPLEALLKLQQLRERLRPLAVWEAAD; from the coding sequence ATGACCCTCAAGGGCCAAGGCAGCGGTCCGTTGCCGCCGTTGCTCCAGCAGTATGTTGAGCTGCGAGACGCCTACCCAGACTACCTCTTGCTGTTTCAGGTCGGTGACTTTTATGAGGCCTTCGGCGAGGACGCCGAGCGGCTTTCCCGTGCCTTAGGCATCGCCCTTACCCACAAGACCAGCAAGGACTTCACCACCCCTATGGCGGGCATCCCCATCCGCTCCGCCGACGGCCACCTCGAGCGCTTGCTCAAGCTGGGATTTCGGGTCGCGCTGGCTGAGCAGACCGAGCCGGTAGAAGCCGCCGAGGGGTTGGTCAAGCGCGAGGTCACTCAGCTCCTTACCCCCGGCACCCTCACCCGGGAAAACCTGCTCCGCCCCGACGCCAACTACCTGGCCGCCATCGCCACCGGAGAGGGGTACGGGGTGGTGTTTTTAGAGGTATCCACGGGCGAGTTTCGCGGGGTGGTGCTCTATAGCAAGAGCGCCCTGTACGATGAACTTTTCCGCAACCGCCCCGCCGAGGTGTTGCTGGCCCCGGAGCTCTACACCCACACCGCGTTTCGTGAGGAGTTCCAGCGCCGCTTCCCCCTGATGCTCTCCTCGGCGGGATTCGAGCCGGACGTGGCGCGTTCCGCTTTGGTACAGCAGTTTGGGGCCATCCCCCCTGGGCTTAACCACCTGGCCCTGGAGCGCGCGGCTGGGGCGGTGCTGGCCTATGCCCGCGCCACCCAGGATGGAGCCTTGCCCCAGGTGCGCTCGTTCGTGCGCTATGACCCCGGCAGCTATATGCAGCTCTCCGAGGCCACCTTGCGCACCCTCGAGGTCTATGATCCCAGCCCGGTCGGCTCGGCCGTGCCAGCCGAGGAGCGCACCCTGATGGGGGTGCTGGGCCTAACCCGTACCGCGCCGGGGCGCAGGCTTCTGCGGGCCTGGCTGCGCCAACCCCTCCTCGACGAAGGCCCCATCCAGGCCCGACTCGACGCGGTGGAGGCCCTGGTGCGCGACGGCGTGCTGCGCGAGGGGGTGCGGCGGCTGCTATACCGCATCCACGACCTCGAGCGCCTTGCGGCCAGGATGGCCGCAGGCCGCTCCAGCGCCCGCGATCTGGCCGCTCTGGCCCGTAGCCTGGGGCTTTTGCCCGAGCTAAAAAGCCAGCTGCTGGCCTCCGAGGCCCTGCGGGGGCTGGGAGAACGCCTGCCGCGGTTGGATGAGGTGGCGGAGCGCATCAGCACTGCCCTGGTCGAGGAGCCCCCGCTCAAGCTGACCGAGGGGGGGTTGATCAAGGACGGCTTCGATGCCACCCTGGATGCGCACCGGGAGCGGGCCGAGGCGGCTCGGGCTTGGATCGCCAGGCTCGAGGCTACCGAGCGTGAGCGCACTGGCATCCAAAGCCTCAAGGTGGGCTACAACCAGGTATTCGGCTACTACCTCGAGGTCACCCGCCCCTACTATGCTCAGGTGCCCCCGGATTGGCGCATCGTCGCCACCCTCAAGGACCGCCAGCGCTATACCCGGCCTGACCTGCGCGAAAAGGAGCGGGAGATCTTGCTGGCCGAGGAGGCCGCGCGCAAACGCGAATACGAGGTCTTCCAGGAACTTCGGCTGGAGGTGAGCCGTCAGGCGGAGGAGGTTCGCGAAGCCGCTTTGGTGTTGGCCGAACTGGATGTGTATGCGGCGCTGGCCGAGGTGGCGGCGTGCCGTGGCTATGTTCGGCCCCGCTTCCATCCCAACCGCCTTTCCATCCGCGCGGGGCGGCATCCGGTGGTGGAGCAGCAGTTGGAGGGGGGCTTTATCGCCAACGACCTTGAGATGGGTCCCGAGGCTCGGCTGCTGATCCTCACCGGCCCCAACATGAGCGGTAAGTCTACCTACCTGCGCCAGACCGCGCTCATTGCTCTCTTGGGCCAGATCGGCTCTTTTGTGCCGGCCGAGGAGGCCATCCTACCCCTATTCGACCGCATCTACACCCGCATCGGGGCTGCCGACGACATCGCCGGAGGACGCAGCACCTTCATGGTGGAGATGGAAGAGCTCGCCCAGATCCTCCAAGGGGCCACCGCCAGGAGCCTGGTGCTGCTCGATGAGATCGGGCGGGGCACCAGCACCTACGACGGGCTCAGCCTGGCCTGGGCGGCCAGCGAGTACCTGCACGACAACGTGAAGGCCCTGACCCTCTTCGCCACCCATTACTTTGAACTCACCGCCCTCCCCGATACCCTCCCCGCGGCCCGCAACTATCACGTGGCGGCGCGTGAGGAGGCCGGAGGGCTCACCTTCTACCACCAGGTGCTGCCGGGGGCGGCCTCCAAGAGCTATGGCCTCGAGGTGGCCCGCCTGGCCGGGTTGCCGGCCGAGGTTTTGAGGCGGGCTGGGCAACTCTTGGTGGGGCTCGAGGCCCGCCGCGACGACCTGGGCCAGGCCCTGGTCGAGGAATTGCTGGCCCTCGACCTCACCCGCCTCACCCCCCTGGAGGCTTTGCTCAAGCTCCAGCAACTGCGGGAGAGGCTGCGCCCGCTGGCGGTCTGGGAAGCCGCGGACTAA
- the mutL gene encoding DNA mismatch repair endonuclease MutL — protein sequence MIRKLPPELVREIAAGEVVTGVADVVRELLENALDAGATRIQVELEEGGLSRIALLDNGAGIPKDELSLAVEAHASSKLFDLARIATLGFRGEGLYAIRQAGRLKITSRPSGQLGGATLEAFGEQLSLCEHPAPAGTRVEVRGLFEHLPARRQSLEAPAQEARKVTHLLSRYLLHHPGLWLKLIVDGEERLAYAGGGFAEAARLVWGSVTANRLLRLEFTQPPYQLSGLLSRPELSRPRRDRLFLAINGRPVEWPEALARALLEAYRELLPAGQYPVGVVNLELPPEEVLVNTAPDKSRPRLLRPEPVLEVMARAVQGLLASHPLARALPEPRPLLGPAPASGAFPKLRYLGVFRELYLLAEADDRLYVVDQHAAHERVIYEELSQRYREEAPVELAHPELLTLSPDEEVSYLERSSELERAGLILEPFGPGRYRVRAVPAFLAGYPGLVAEVVRGALGGGGFGEAWRAVLARLACLPAIKAGHSLSQASAQALLDSLAACELPWVCPHGRPTALVLSELELARRFGRRSARALARLGDPAHRGD from the coding sequence ATGATTCGCAAGTTGCCCCCCGAACTCGTGCGCGAGATCGCCGCCGGTGAAGTGGTCACCGGGGTCGCCGACGTGGTACGGGAGCTGCTGGAGAACGCCTTGGACGCCGGGGCTACCCGGATCCAGGTCGAGCTCGAGGAGGGCGGCCTCTCCCGCATCGCCCTCCTTGACAACGGCGCGGGCATCCCCAAAGACGAGCTGTCCCTAGCCGTGGAAGCCCACGCCAGCAGCAAACTCTTCGACTTGGCCCGCATCGCCACCCTGGGTTTTCGTGGCGAGGGGCTGTATGCGATTCGCCAGGCCGGTCGGCTCAAGATTACCTCCAGACCCTCGGGTCAACTCGGTGGGGCGACCCTGGAGGCGTTTGGCGAGCAGCTTTCCCTTTGCGAACACCCCGCCCCGGCGGGAACGCGGGTGGAGGTGAGGGGCCTATTCGAACACCTTCCGGCGCGGCGGCAAAGCCTCGAGGCCCCTGCTCAGGAGGCCCGCAAGGTAACTCATCTTCTCTCCCGCTACCTGCTTCACCATCCCGGGCTTTGGCTCAAGCTCATCGTGGACGGAGAAGAGAGGCTTGCCTATGCGGGCGGGGGCTTTGCCGAGGCGGCCCGGCTGGTGTGGGGCAGCGTGACCGCCAACCGCTTGCTCCGCCTGGAGTTCACCCAGCCCCCCTACCAGCTCTCGGGGCTGCTCTCTCGCCCCGAGCTCTCGCGCCCCCGGCGGGACCGGCTCTTCCTGGCCATCAATGGACGGCCCGTAGAGTGGCCGGAGGCGCTTGCCAGAGCCCTTCTGGAGGCGTACCGCGAACTCCTTCCGGCGGGGCAGTACCCGGTGGGCGTCGTGAACCTGGAGCTTCCGCCCGAGGAGGTGCTGGTTAACACCGCCCCGGACAAGTCCCGCCCCCGGCTGTTGCGCCCGGAGCCGGTGCTCGAGGTTATGGCTCGAGCCGTACAGGGCTTGCTGGCGTCCCACCCGCTAGCCCGGGCCCTCCCCGAGCCCCGCCCCCTCCTGGGCCCGGCCCCGGCTTCGGGCGCTTTCCCGAAGCTTCGCTACCTAGGGGTCTTTCGCGAGCTGTATCTCTTGGCCGAGGCCGACGACCGGCTATATGTGGTGGACCAGCACGCCGCCCACGAGCGGGTGATCTACGAGGAGCTCTCGCAGCGCTACCGCGAGGAGGCCCCCGTCGAACTCGCCCACCCCGAGCTGCTCACCTTGAGCCCGGACGAGGAGGTGAGCTACCTCGAGCGCTCGAGCGAGCTCGAGCGGGCGGGACTGATCCTCGAGCCCTTCGGCCCTGGGCGTTATCGGGTGCGCGCCGTTCCGGCCTTTCTGGCGGGCTATCCCGGCCTGGTGGCTGAGGTGGTCAGAGGGGCTCTGGGGGGCGGCGGGTTCGGCGAAGCTTGGCGCGCTGTGCTGGCCCGGCTGGCCTGCTTGCCCGCGATCAAGGCCGGGCACTCCCTCTCCCAGGCCTCAGCCCAGGCCCTTCTGGACAGCCTGGCCGCTTGTGAGCTGCCTTGGGTCTGCCCTCATGGACGGCCTACCGCCCTGGTCCTGAGCGAGCTCGAGCTGGCCCGGCGCTTTGGGCGGCGGAGTGCTCGGGCGCTAGCCCGGCTAGGCGATCCCGCCCACAGGGGCGATTAG
- the purU gene encoding formyltetrahydrofolate deformylase, whose translation MSYDTLARLLITCPDRPGIVAAVSAFLFNHGANITDLQQHSTDPEGGTFFMRLEFQTPHLDVSRGVLERAFAETVAERFAMAWRFAYAAERKKMALLVSKYDHALLEVLWRWSRGELPAEVSMVISNHPDLRPAVEAFGLPYHYVPVSKEDKAQAEARILDLLEGQADLIVLARYMQILSPGFVARYPNRIINIHHSFLPAFVGASPYRQAYERGVKLIGATAHYVTDELDQGPIIEQDVVRVSHRHSVEDLVALGRDLERQVLARAVRWHLEERIIVHGNKTVVFS comes from the coding sequence ATGAGCTACGATACCCTAGCCCGACTCCTCATCACCTGCCCCGACCGCCCCGGCATTGTGGCGGCGGTGTCGGCCTTCCTCTTCAACCACGGGGCCAACATCACCGATCTGCAGCAGCACTCTACCGACCCCGAGGGAGGCACGTTCTTTATGCGCCTCGAATTCCAGACCCCCCACCTTGACGTCTCGCGCGGGGTGCTCGAGCGGGCTTTTGCCGAGACCGTGGCCGAGCGCTTTGCGATGGCGTGGCGATTCGCCTACGCCGCCGAGCGCAAGAAGATGGCCCTTTTGGTCTCCAAGTACGATCATGCCCTGCTGGAGGTGCTGTGGCGCTGGAGCCGGGGCGAGCTGCCCGCTGAGGTCAGCATGGTCATCTCCAACCATCCTGACCTCAGGCCGGCGGTGGAAGCCTTTGGCCTGCCCTACCATTACGTTCCCGTGAGCAAGGAGGACAAGGCGCAGGCGGAGGCGAGAATTCTGGACCTGCTCGAGGGCCAGGCCGATCTGATAGTGCTGGCCCGCTACATGCAGATCCTCTCTCCTGGCTTCGTCGCCCGCTACCCCAACCGGATCATCAACATCCACCACTCCTTTCTTCCGGCCTTCGTGGGGGCTTCTCCCTACCGTCAGGCCTACGAGCGGGGGGTCAAACTCATCGGGGCTACCGCCCACTACGTGACCGACGAACTGGATCAGGGGCCGATTATCGAACAGGATGTGGTGCGGGTTTCACACCGCCACTCGGTCGAGGATTTGGTGGCCTTAGGGAGGGACCTCGAGCGCCAGGTTCTGGCCCGCGCGGTGCGCTGGCACCTGGAAGAGCGCATCATCGTTCACGGGAACAAAACGGTGGTCTTCAGCTAA